One part of the Sorangiineae bacterium MSr11954 genome encodes these proteins:
- a CDS encoding DUF6351 family protein, producing MMAHFRSDGWLLVLLVSLVHCAAPTESSGDDPSNLSGSGETSAGPKVQTHLVRADYHTRKTPPLGAGEFDLITLSALPNAVTGGDVLIGLRGLAGADGYALTRNGVDVTASLQRLATGEVRGLVTGLELGDNELIATARGPSGTRRAVLTVTNHPITGPVVSGPHQSPFLCQTLAAGLGEPIDANCSVATRYEWFYRTALTQEYKKLADPYAPYPADAMRTVTQDGKVVPFVVRVESATINRGITRIAVLDDPRARGREAPFDARGWNHRVYYAFGASCGTGYHQGTNGPGDVLGGIGDLLGLGQRLAKGDVVVHSTLSSYGVHCNPLISIETTSMVKEHIHETYGLIDDMVGAGASGGALQQYNAINNAPGLLSAALPAATFSDILSTAMTVADCGLLMHYYNGRGWYWDPLKRALVEGHNLLSGTQLNSICQSWTSTFLPTLDPKNGCDGSVPQALRYDPVTNPGGVRCTLQDANVNIFGRDPKTGFARRPLDNTGVQYGLDAFNHYVISAAEFLDLNRYIGGYDIDGKPSPQRMKMDPEVEARSYRIGGVVGRGAMAETPVMDLAPYLDLIPLANIHEAVRPFTVRARLRANTGQDATQSIWRGILTQPDAYPVMEKWFPTLRDLPYGADRVKAVREAKPREAGDRCVISTLGGRLELPNTLFGPLGVQLPLLPGLSPIYLVIPLKVDVPEDFDSGLGPCSTLLPVTRTPRMVAGMPMSDDVIRCQLKPLDRRDYKAFMTDAQFAELRSIFPDGVCDWSKPAAGAVDRSMLWPSIGGANPHEPAPLDYWVARSLPMATGAR from the coding sequence ATGATGGCTCATTTCCGAAGCGACGGTTGGCTCCTCGTTTTGTTGGTATCGCTGGTTCATTGTGCTGCACCGACCGAGTCGTCGGGGGACGATCCCTCGAACCTGAGCGGGTCCGGTGAAACCAGCGCGGGACCGAAGGTGCAAACCCATTTGGTGCGCGCGGATTACCACACACGAAAAACGCCTCCGCTCGGCGCGGGCGAGTTCGATTTGATCACGTTGTCGGCGCTGCCGAACGCGGTGACCGGCGGCGATGTGCTCATCGGGCTGCGCGGGCTCGCCGGTGCCGATGGATATGCGCTCACGCGCAACGGCGTGGATGTCACCGCGTCGCTCCAGCGGCTTGCGACGGGGGAGGTGCGCGGTTTGGTGACCGGATTGGAGCTCGGCGACAATGAGCTGATCGCCACCGCGCGCGGACCTTCGGGCACACGGCGTGCCGTGCTCACGGTGACCAACCATCCCATCACCGGACCGGTCGTTTCAGGTCCCCATCAATCGCCATTTCTTTGCCAGACCTTGGCCGCGGGGTTAGGTGAGCCCATCGACGCCAACTGCTCCGTGGCGACGCGCTACGAGTGGTTCTATCGCACCGCGCTCACGCAAGAGTACAAGAAGCTCGCCGATCCGTACGCGCCCTACCCGGCCGATGCCATGCGCACGGTCACCCAAGACGGCAAGGTGGTGCCGTTCGTGGTTCGGGTGGAGTCGGCCACCATCAACCGCGGCATCACCCGCATCGCGGTGCTCGACGATCCCCGTGCGCGCGGGCGCGAGGCGCCCTTCGATGCGCGGGGGTGGAACCATCGCGTGTATTATGCATTCGGCGCCTCGTGTGGAACGGGCTATCACCAAGGGACCAATGGACCGGGCGATGTGCTCGGGGGCATCGGCGATCTGCTGGGGCTGGGTCAGCGGCTCGCCAAAGGGGACGTGGTCGTTCACTCCACCTTGAGCAGCTACGGGGTGCATTGCAATCCGCTCATCAGCATCGAGACCACGTCGATGGTGAAGGAGCACATCCACGAGACCTACGGTTTGATCGACGACATGGTCGGCGCCGGAGCGTCGGGCGGGGCCTTGCAGCAGTACAATGCGATCAACAATGCGCCGGGGCTCCTCAGCGCGGCGCTGCCGGCGGCCACCTTCTCGGATATCCTCTCGACGGCCATGACGGTCGCCGACTGCGGCCTGTTGATGCACTATTACAATGGACGCGGATGGTACTGGGATCCGCTCAAGCGCGCCTTGGTGGAGGGGCACAATCTGCTCTCCGGTACGCAGCTCAATAGCATTTGCCAGAGCTGGACCTCGACCTTCCTGCCCACCCTCGATCCCAAGAACGGCTGCGATGGCTCGGTGCCCCAGGCGCTGCGCTACGATCCGGTGACCAACCCGGGCGGCGTTCGCTGCACCCTGCAAGATGCGAATGTGAACATCTTCGGGCGCGATCCCAAGACGGGATTTGCGCGCAGGCCGCTCGACAACACCGGTGTGCAGTACGGGCTCGATGCGTTCAACCACTACGTGATCAGCGCGGCGGAGTTTTTGGACCTCAATCGCTACATCGGTGGTTATGACATCGACGGCAAACCTTCACCGCAGCGCATGAAGATGGATCCGGAGGTGGAAGCGCGCTCGTACCGCATCGGCGGGGTGGTGGGGCGCGGCGCGATGGCGGAGACGCCGGTCATGGATCTGGCGCCCTATCTGGATTTGATTCCGCTGGCCAATATCCACGAGGCGGTGCGTCCATTCACCGTGCGCGCACGGCTTCGCGCCAACACCGGACAGGATGCGACGCAGAGCATCTGGCGCGGGATCTTGACGCAGCCGGACGCATATCCGGTCATGGAAAAATGGTTTCCCACCCTGCGCGATTTGCCCTACGGCGCCGATCGGGTGAAGGCGGTTCGGGAGGCCAAGCCGCGTGAGGCCGGGGATCGCTGCGTGATTTCCACCTTGGGTGGGCGGCTGGAGCTTCCGAATACCCTCTTTGGCCCTCTGGGGGTTCAGCTGCCGCTCTTGCCGGGTCTATCGCCCATTTATTTGGTCATCCCCTTGAAGGTGGACGTGCCGGAGGATTTCGACTCCGGATTGGGCCCGTGCTCCACGCTCTTACCGGTTACTCGCACACCGCGTATGGTGGCGGGAATGCCGATGAGCGACGATGTGATTCGATGTCAGCTAAAGCCGCTGGACCGGCGCGATTACAAGGCATTCATGACCGACGCGCAGTTCGCGGAGCTGCGGAGCATCTTCCCCGACGGGGTTTGCGATTGGTCCAAGCCCGCGGCGGGGGCCGTCGATCGAAGCATGCTTTGGCCTTCCATCGGAGGTGCCAATCCGCATGAGCCGGCGCCGCTCGACTATTGGGTCGCGCGCTCTCTTCCCATGGCCACGGGCGCGCGCTGA